The DNA window TTCTCTGGAACAGCAACAAGCTGGCCGTGGTCGTTTCTCGGACGATGGACTGGCCCGAATCGACCGAGCCGATCCTGACCGTCTTTCCGCGCGGCATGAATCGCGACGGCGGCATGGTCGCCACCGAGCAGGTGGTGAAGGTCAATCCGCTGAAATGGACCTCGAAGTACGGCAGCCTGGTCACGACCCTGTATGGAATGGGCACGGCCGACGGACTGAATGAGAAAGGCCTGGGCGTCCACTTTCTGTATCTGAACGCCTGCGACTTTGGCCCGCGCGACGAGAGCAAGCCGGGCGTGCAAGCGGCGCTCTGGGGTCAGTACCTGCTCGACAACGCAGCCGATGTGAACGAAGCGCTGAGCCTGCTCGACAGCATTCAGGTGGTCCCGGCCGAAGCCCACGGGTACAAGACGAACGTCCACCTGGCGATTGAAGACGCCAGCGGAGACTCCGCCATCATCGAATACATTGGCGGCAAGCGCGTGGTTCACCACGGTCGTCAGTACACCATCATGACGAACGACCCCACCTACGACGAACAACTGGCCATGCTGCACAAGCTGGATTTTTCCAAGCCGAGCAGCGATACGCCCCTACCGGGCAACGTGACCGCCGCCGACCGATTCCAGCGGGCCGCCTACTACGAAGCTCTGCTCCCGCAGCCGAAGAGCGAGCGTGAAGCGGTCGCCGGCGTACTGGCGATCGCCCGTAACGTCTCCGTGCCGTTCGGCGCGCCTTACAAAGGTTTCGGCATCTACAACACCGAGTACCGTACGGTCATGAACCTCACCCAGCGCCGCTACTTCTTCGAGCTGACCACGAGCCCGAACGTGATCTGGGCCGACCTGTCGAAGATGGACCTGTCGCCGGGAGCCCCGGTAAAAACGCTGAACCCCGACAATATCAATTTGTCGGGCGACGTAACCGACCAGTTCCAGACCGCCAAAAAGGCGCCCTTCTAATCAAGCACCCCAATACTCCCCCGCACCAAGTAATCGTGGGAAAAACGTAACACATCACGTAAAGACAAGGCCAGGACAACCACCCAGGTTGCCCTGGCCTTTCCGCGTTGCAACTCCAGAAAAAGATTCCCTGCACCAAAGCGATAGCAATCACCAGACACCCACTTTTTCGCACCCGCGATAACCCGATTCCCAGACACCCACTTTTTGGCCAGACCGATTGATCGACCTGAAGGGATCGAGGTCGCGAAACGGGGAATTGGCGAACGGAAGAGCGTGACGGAGGAAGGAGTTTAACGCCAGAATGCTGAAAAGACGGCGTGAAAAGAAGCGTCGGCGCGCACCGCTGGCGGTGGTGGGTGGGGAGGTCGGGTGATCGACGGTTGCCAGGTGGCGTTATTTGAGAATCGCCACCCGGTTGCCGCGATGGAAGCGGGGGTTGAAGCCGAGTAGCTCGTCCGGCGACAGATTCAGACGTTCGAGAATTGGCGGCAATGCGGCCGGCGTGACGCCCGGCTTGCATGGCCGGTGGAGACGGGCGATCCGGTCGAGCAACGACAGATACCCGTCACGCGTGAGCGGCAGGAAACCGCCGTCGCGCTCGTCGATCTGGCAAAGCCGCACGACAGACGATGGGCGGCGGGAGTCGCCGGCCGACCGCTCTTCGATCCGCTGCTGGACGGACGTAAAGTCGCTCTCCTCCAGGGTTTCGGCGATGGCCGCCCGGATTGGATTGAGGTCGACGTACGCCGCGCAAGCGAGCACGGCCGCCTCATCGAGCAGGGCCTGGCTGGTGAAGCGTCCCTCCCAGAAACGGCCGGAGACCTCCTCTTCCGCGTTGGCCCGCCGAGCGATGTACTCCTTCAAATACCGCATGAACCAGGACAGGCTGGCCAGTCGCGTCCGCAGTTCGGCGATCCGTCTTTCGTTACCTGCGAGCGTTTCAATCTGCTCGGCGGTGGCCGAGCCGGACAGCTTGAGCCAGCGGCTGGCGACCTCTTCCGCGGTCCACTTTTCGGCCAGATCGGGCCGGATGCGGAGCAGCAGATGCAGGTGGTTACTCATGGCGGCGTAAGCACATACGTCGATGGCGAACACCTGGGCGAGCAGCCCGATCCGCTGCCGGACCCATTCCTTGCGGTGGTCGAAATTCCGCCCGGTGACGCCGTCATCGCCGCACAAACAGGCTCGGCGAACGCACCGCGAAATGCAGTGATAAAACCCGACTTCCCCCGCCGCCACAATCTCCGCCCGCGCTGCGCTTGGCATGCCACCCCTCCCCAAAATACGCCCTTGAATTAACTGAACGTGAGTATACCCAACCAACGGCATACTGCAAGGAAAAAGCAGAGAAAGCAGCAAAAGGTGGGTGTCTGTCTTGGAAGGGTGGGTATCGGGATTGGGTAACGGATCTCGAGAAAGGTGGGTGTCTGGTTTTGGGGATGGGGTGTCTCGGTGTGGGGTGGATTCTGTCATAATTGGGGGGCTGCGATGAGTCCTGGCGTGGCTTTCGCGCTGAAATGACCTCACAAAAAGGAGTTTTGCGATGCGTTCGATTTCCTGGATCTGGCTCGCGCCGTTGCTCTGCGTGTTGGCGATTGGCTGTGGGACCAAGGCTCCAGATTCGCCCGATGCGCCGACTGATCCGCCGAAGAAAGTAGCGTCTGATGCGACCGCAGATTCAAGACAGCCAGCGACGACGGATCTTCCCGTTGCGTCGTCTTCCAACAACACGGCTGCTGCTCCGACAAACAGCTCTTCGGCATTGACTTTGTCGCAAGCGGCGACAACTTTTGTTTCCGATGACTACTTCGTGGCGATTGCACTGCACCCGAAAAAGATCGGTGATCGACGGCTCGTACAGAACTTGCTATCGATCGATATGGTAAAGGAGCGACTGGCAGATAACCCCGCCGAAGTTCCGTTCGATCCGATGACGATCGACTGGATTCTGGCTGTCGTGGGACATCAAATGGGCGACGGCGATTCGCCGCTGGCTGGCGCTTTTCAATTCGACTCTGTCGAGGCTGCCGAAAAAATGCGGGCTGTCGGCCAGAAAGCGGAAGTCGCCAAGGTGAAAGGCGTATCGATTTATGTTGCCAGCGACCCTGCGTATCACATGTACTGGGCTAACGAAACGACGGTCGTCTTTGGCTCGGCGGAACGGTTGACTCGATTCCTGAATGGGTCCCAGAAGCCGGCGGTCGAATTGCTGGATCGCCTGAAGCAGGTTGGCTACGACCACGATATCGCCGTCGTAACGCACATGGCTCCTGTCCGGGATTTGGTCGCCAATTCCGTGGCGGGACAGGGGAAAAGTGTCGAAAATATGCCTGACCAGGTGAAAGCGGCCACCCTTACCTTTGACCTGGAAGGGGCGAAGCTGCTCAACGTGCTGATCGAAGGAAAAGATCCTGCCGCCGGCGAAGCCATTGGCGGTCTGCTGAATCAGGGGCTGGAAGCGATCAGCACCCCGCTCGGCCTGTTCGGTATGGACTATCTGGCGCCGCGAGTCGGAGAAGAGGGGGCGGTAACGCTACTCGACGCCGCCAATTCTTTGCTGCAGAACGTGGAGATCCAGCAGAACGGACCCGACGTTTCTTTGTCGATTGCCGCGCCCGAAGGTCTGGCTGATCTGCCGACAAAGCTGGCGCCCTTGCTAGCGAAGTGGCAAGAACAAGTCGCCGGCCCGCAGGAACGTATCAACAATCTCAAACAGGTAGGGCTTGCCCTGCTTAGCTACCACGACCAGAACGGCCGTTTTCCGGCTGCGGCCCTGTACAACGAAAAAGGAGACGCGGTACTGAGCTGGCGCGTGGCGATTCTCCCTTTCATGGAAGGAACCACGCTCTACGATGCTTTCAACATGGATGAGCCCTGGAATAGCGAACACAACCTGCAGACGTCGCAGGTCATGATTCCCGTTTATGGCCCTCCGAAAGATTCACGCAAGCCGGGGCCGCTGTTGCCGGGGAACAATACCGCACCGAAACTGCCCCAGGAAGCCCAGCCTGCCGTCGCTGTGCCGCCGTCTGACGGGCCCGATCCCGCCAGCGTGCCACTGACCCGTTTCCAGGTGTTTGTCGGCCCTTCGACGTTCTTTGCGACAACGCGAGGAACCCGCATGGCGGAGGCGACCGACGGAACGTCGAACTCGATCCTGGTCGTGGAAACGGGGCCCGACAAAGCCGTCCCGTGGTCGAAACCGGCCGACCTGGCGGTGGACGACGATCCGGTGGCCGCGCTGGGAACGCTTGATCCCGAAGGCGCCCTGGTGCTGTTTGGCGACGGTTCCGTTCGACGCATGTCGCCGTCGGAGTTAAAAGCGGTGCTGAAAGATATGATCAGCATCAACGGGGGCGAAGTGATTTCCGAAAACTAAGAACCGCTTGCCGACCCGCCGCGTAAAGAATATCCAGGAAGACCTGGAAATTGACGGCAGGCGGCTGGTTACGCATGCGACGCATTGCCTCGACGGCCGCGCAGGTACAACCTGCGCGGCCGTTCTGTTTGCGCTACGCGGCGTTTCCGTTATTCTGCGCAGCGACGCTGGGATCGCCGTCAGTGGTGAAATCCGGGCAAGCGTTATTTCGCCGGCCGGACTGATCGCCGGGCGAGTTTGCAGACGAATACCATTTGGGGCCAAGGAAGGCTGCTCGACTTGCCGCTGCGCTTGTTCGCTTTCCTTTGAGGACCGTCCGCTATGAACGCTCGCCGAATATCCATCAGAGTCGCGGCGTTGTCGTTACTGCTGCTGCCCGGCGGTCTGGCGGCGGACGCGCAATCTCTGCCCTGTCCCCCAGGAAAAGTTCTGATTTTTCGCGGGATTTTCACCGTCTTCTCGCTCGGACTCGACGAACTAACCGGCGACCTGCAGAACGCGGGCTACGACGCCCAGATCGCTCCGCCGTCGATGGGGGTGATTCCCGCGGCGACGTTGCGCGAAGAATACCTGGCCATGGCCGACCGCGGGCCGATCGTTCTGGTCGGGCACAGCATGGGCGGGCGCCTTTGCTTGCATGTCGCGCGGTGGTATCAGCAGGCGGGTATCCCCGTCAAACTGATCGTTATTCTCGATTCCAACCCGCTCACGACGGTGCCGTCGAATGTGGAGCGTTGCGTGAATCTGTACGTGACGAACTCACTGGGCGTGTTCCACGGCAGCCCGGTGCGGGGAGACGATCCGCGCACTCCCATTTTTAACATCGACGTGAGTAAAATCCCCAAACCCCAGCAGTCCTGGTCGGTGGATCACTTCAATATCGACGATTCCCATTGGATGCATGCCGTGGTGCGTCAGGAGATCGCCCAGGCGATGGGCGGACCCTGATACCCAAGCGTCGCATCCGCCACAGAAGACGGGCGCCTTGATTGTTGTCCCTCTCGATTGTTGACCCTTGGCGATGCGCCCGATACGATTGAGATTGCTTTCCTTTACCCAGCAAGTTTGGATCGAAGATGGGCGTCACCTATTTCAAGCGTTACCGCATGGAATACGATCTAACGGGGCCGCTCTTTGCGCCGCCGGAGCTGCCGACGGGCTACTCTTTGGAACCCTGGTCCGACGAACTGGTCGACACGCACGCCGACACCAAGTACCGCAGCTTTCGCTTTGAGATCGATGCTTGTGTGTTTCCGTGTCTGGGCCAGAGCGAAGGGTGTTCCCGATTGATGCGAGAGATCGCCCGGCGGGATGGCTTCATGCCCGAGGCGACCTGGCTGATGGCCTGGCGTTCCCATCCGCTGGATCGGCCGGATTATTGCGGCACCATTCAGGGAATCCTCGACAAGAGCCGTGTCGGTTCCGTCCAGAACATCGGCGTCACGCCGGAGCATCGGGGGCGATTGCTGGGCACGATTTTGATCTACCATGCTCTACGCGGTTTTCGCGAACAAGGCATGCAACGGGCTTTTCTCGAAGTCACGGCCCAGAATCAGGGTGCATTGCGGCTGTATCAGCGGCTTGGTTTTCGCACGACGAAAACCGTCTACAAAGCGGCGGAAGTCGCGTACGCGTAGCATGGCGCGGTCGTCGGCTGTGCGGTGGTCTCTGCTCGCCGCGCCGTCGAGCGGACGTCGCCCCCAGCCAAATCTGGTCCGCCCCCTTCCCAGGCTGGGACTTCTGCGGTGGAATGCGGGTTGGAACCAGCAATCGAAGGGGAAGGACGGCCCGTTACCGCGGCCCCTTCGCCAACGGTTCAGGGAGAGAGAACCTCCGCCGCACCGATCACGCTGTTCTCCACGCAGTCGCCGCCCCGGACGAGTAGAAAGTGAGCCATGAATGTGATTGGGATCGGCACCGACATTGTCGAGTGCCTGCGAATCGCTCAAATGATCGAGCGGCATGGCGAGTTATTCGTCGGTCGGGTCTACACGGACCATGAGATTGAATACTGCAGCTCTCGCAAAGCGGCCACGCAGCATTATGCGGGACGCTGGGCCGCCAAAGAAGCCGTCCTGAAAGCACTGGGGACGGGCTGGTCGCGCGGCATTACCTGGCGCGATATTGAAGTGCACAACGAAATCGGCGGCAAGCCCCATATCCGCCTTTGCGGCGGCGCCGGAGAAGTCAGCCAGCGACTGGGCATCACGGAAATGATGATCAGCATTTCGCACTGCCGCTCGCACGCTACGGCCTACGCGCTCGCCGTGAGCGACGCATGAAGTCGTGAGTGACGAGTCAACAGAAGCGGAGCCGAAGCAGGGCTTAAGGAATGCAGAGCCCCGGCGAGGTCGTGCGCCGTCAGGGAAACGCCCTGGCATGCGTAGCGGCGGACGTGCGTCGACCCACGGTTGCACGAGTGCTGCGTCAAGGCAAAGAGTTCGGGTTCTTCCAATTAGCCGTTTTGGCGATAGCCACGGTTAACTAAAAGGAACAGGGGCTCGCGCGAAAATGGCCAAACCTGAAATGGAAACTTGACGCACCACTAGGCGCTTTTTGCTTCGGGCGGCGCGTGCGGTTCCAGCTCTTCACGGAGCACTAGCAAGTCGGCTGGAGCTTCGATTCCCAGACGCACCTTTTCTCCGGAGACTCGTACGACCGTGATCACGATCGAGTCGCCGAGTTTAAGGCGTTCGCCTTCCTTCCTTGAAAGGACCAACATAATATCGCGCTTCCGTGGGCTAGGGGGCCGTTCCTCACTGCGGAGTGAGGCTTGTAGTCAAATGGTGCAGATCTCTAGGCGGCTTTGGCAAGGGCCGGGGCCTGTTTCAATTCGGTCTTGTAAACCCGTTCGCCCGTCGACCCATAAAACAGGATCGTATTCCGGTCGGTTTCCCAGATGGCGGTCAGTTTGACGCTACGCGGTCCATGCAGACAGAAATAGATGCCGCACGGAGCGCCTTTGCGGACCAGGTACCGTTCCGTGATCTCGAACGCGCCAACTTCAAAGTCGTTTTTCTCGCAAAGAGTTTGATGAACATACTCACGAAGCTCTTCTAAACTGGCGATGTCGGCGGGCATACGGTTAGCGAGTCCTGGCAAGGGCGTGGGAGAGGGAGTCGTTCTGCCGGTAGGAATGCGCAAGGCGGGTGTTCTCTATCATCGGACGAGACTGCCCCGAAATTTGCGATCATTTTGTGAGAACTTTATCGACCGGTGGCTGGAACAGGCGAAAGGTTCTCGGCGGCGGCAGGGCGTGTGTTTGCACTGCGCCGGCGATGTGTTATCGTCCCCTTCGGCTGCGAACGTTCCACGTTTTCGATCCCGCCGTTAGAGGCGGTATAAACCGCGAATCCTTGACTGACCCGCAAGGTCGGGCGCGGGAGTCTTCTTAAACGGCTGGCGGACCGCATTACGGTTCAAGCCCGCGTCACCCTCAAAGAATGCCGCGACGGGATCCCGTTTTTTCAGGAAAAGAACGAGAATCGGCGGTCTTGACGCGCGCCATCGGGTCGATATTGTAAAAAACTTCCCACTGATCGTTAAAGTTTTACTTGAAGGATGCATCGCACATGACTGCAACTGCCAGGGTCTACCTTGCTATCGACCTGGGAGCTTCCAGCGGACGGGTGCTGGCCGGCCTGTTCGACGGGAAGCGGCTGCAGCTGGAGGAAGTGCATCGCTTTGAGAATGGCGGCGTGCGGGCCGCCGGCCGCATGTACTGGAATGTGCTGCGACTGTGGCGCGAGATCCAGAACGGCTTGCGGGCGGCGAGCGCGAAATTTGGCGACGCCATTGTGAGCATCGGTGTAGATACCTGGGGCGTCGACTTCTGCCTGCTGGGCCGGAACGACGAACTGCTGGGGAATCCGTTCCACTATCGGGATCCGCAGACCCAGGGAATTCTCGACAAGGCCTTCGGCATTGTCAGCCGGGAAGAGATTTTCGAAGCGACCGGCCTGCAGTTCATGGAGTTCAACTCGCTGTACCAGTTGCTGGCGATGAAGCTGCAGGATTCGCCCCTGCTTAACATGGCCGATTCGTTTCTGATGATGCCCGACCTGTTCCACTGGTTGCTCACCGGGCAGAAGTGCAACGAAATGACGAATGCGTCGACGACCCAGTTTTTCAATCCGCAAACCGGCGGATGGGCGACCGACCTGCTCGACAACTTCGACCTGCCCTCCCACATTTTGTGCGACCTGCGTCAGCCGGGCGACGTGCTGGGTCCGCTGCGCGAGGGACTTGCGGCCGAACTAGGCCTGCCGGGCGTCCAGGTGGTGCTGCCAGGCACGCATGATACGGCAAGCGCCGTGATGGCTGCTCCCGCGGCGAGCAAGCCAGCCGCCCGGCCCGACTGGTGTTACATCAGCTCTGGCACCTGGTCGCTGATGGGGGCCGAAACGCCGCAGCCCAAAGTCAACGCGAAATGCCTGGAGTTGAACTTCACCAACGAAGGCGGCGTCGGCGGAT is part of the Lignipirellula cremea genome and encodes:
- a CDS encoding linear amide C-N hydrolase; the encoded protein is MNRSRIACSFGLAVLTLALVAAPGHTCSRILWNSNKLAVVVSRTMDWPESTEPILTVFPRGMNRDGGMVATEQVVKVNPLKWTSKYGSLVTTLYGMGTADGLNEKGLGVHFLYLNACDFGPRDESKPGVQAALWGQYLLDNAADVNEALSLLDSIQVVPAEAHGYKTNVHLAIEDASGDSAIIEYIGGKRVVHHGRQYTIMTNDPTYDEQLAMLHKLDFSKPSSDTPLPGNVTAADRFQRAAYYEALLPQPKSEREAVAGVLAIARNVSVPFGAPYKGFGIYNTEYRTVMNLTQRRYFFELTTSPNVIWADLSKMDLSPGAPVKTLNPDNINLSGDVTDQFQTAKKAPF
- a CDS encoding transposase — translated: MPSAARAEIVAAGEVGFYHCISRCVRRACLCGDDGVTGRNFDHRKEWVRQRIGLLAQVFAIDVCAYAAMSNHLHLLLRIRPDLAEKWTAEEVASRWLKLSGSATAEQIETLAGNERRIAELRTRLASLSWFMRYLKEYIARRANAEEEVSGRFWEGRFTSQALLDEAAVLACAAYVDLNPIRAAIAETLEESDFTSVQQRIEERSAGDSRRPSSVVRLCQIDERDGGFLPLTRDGYLSLLDRIARLHRPCKPGVTPAALPPILERLNLSPDELLGFNPRFHRGNRVAILK
- a CDS encoding DUF1559 family PulG-like putative transporter translates to MRSISWIWLAPLLCVLAIGCGTKAPDSPDAPTDPPKKVASDATADSRQPATTDLPVASSSNNTAAAPTNSSSALTLSQAATTFVSDDYFVAIALHPKKIGDRRLVQNLLSIDMVKERLADNPAEVPFDPMTIDWILAVVGHQMGDGDSPLAGAFQFDSVEAAEKMRAVGQKAEVAKVKGVSIYVASDPAYHMYWANETTVVFGSAERLTRFLNGSQKPAVELLDRLKQVGYDHDIAVVTHMAPVRDLVANSVAGQGKSVENMPDQVKAATLTFDLEGAKLLNVLIEGKDPAAGEAIGGLLNQGLEAISTPLGLFGMDYLAPRVGEEGAVTLLDAANSLLQNVEIQQNGPDVSLSIAAPEGLADLPTKLAPLLAKWQEQVAGPQERINNLKQVGLALLSYHDQNGRFPAAALYNEKGDAVLSWRVAILPFMEGTTLYDAFNMDEPWNSEHNLQTSQVMIPVYGPPKDSRKPGPLLPGNNTAPKLPQEAQPAVAVPPSDGPDPASVPLTRFQVFVGPSTFFATTRGTRMAEATDGTSNSILVVETGPDKAVPWSKPADLAVDDDPVAALGTLDPEGALVLFGDGSVRRMSPSELKAVLKDMISINGGEVISEN
- a CDS encoding alpha/beta fold hydrolase, whose protein sequence is MNARRISIRVAALSLLLLPGGLAADAQSLPCPPGKVLIFRGIFTVFSLGLDELTGDLQNAGYDAQIAPPSMGVIPAATLREEYLAMADRGPIVLVGHSMGGRLCLHVARWYQQAGIPVKLIVILDSNPLTTVPSNVERCVNLYVTNSLGVFHGSPVRGDDPRTPIFNIDVSKIPKPQQSWSVDHFNIDDSHWMHAVVRQEIAQAMGGP
- a CDS encoding GNAT family N-acetyltransferase, whose protein sequence is MGVTYFKRYRMEYDLTGPLFAPPELPTGYSLEPWSDELVDTHADTKYRSFRFEIDACVFPCLGQSEGCSRLMREIARRDGFMPEATWLMAWRSHPLDRPDYCGTIQGILDKSRVGSVQNIGVTPEHRGRLLGTILIYHALRGFREQGMQRAFLEVTAQNQGALRLYQRLGFRTTKTVYKAAEVAYA
- the acpS gene encoding holo-ACP synthase, which translates into the protein MNVIGIGTDIVECLRIAQMIERHGELFVGRVYTDHEIEYCSSRKAATQHYAGRWAAKEAVLKALGTGWSRGITWRDIEVHNEIGGKPHIRLCGGAGEVSQRLGITEMMISISHCRSHATAYALAVSDA
- a CDS encoding carbon storage regulator yields the protein MLVLSRKEGERLKLGDSIVITVVRVSGEKVRLGIEAPADLLVLREELEPHAPPEAKSA
- a CDS encoding rhamnulokinase — encoded protein: MTATARVYLAIDLGASSGRVLAGLFDGKRLQLEEVHRFENGGVRAAGRMYWNVLRLWREIQNGLRAASAKFGDAIVSIGVDTWGVDFCLLGRNDELLGNPFHYRDPQTQGILDKAFGIVSREEIFEATGLQFMEFNSLYQLLAMKLQDSPLLNMADSFLMMPDLFHWLLTGQKCNEMTNASTTQFFNPQTGGWATDLLDNFDLPSHILCDLRQPGDVLGPLREGLAAELGLPGVQVVLPGTHDTASAVMAAPAASKPAARPDWCYISSGTWSLMGAETPQPKVNAKCLELNFTNEGGVGGSTRLLKNIAGLWLVQECRRTWREQGHEYGWGELIRRASDSLPLQSLVNPDDARFTSPRSMPEALSAFCQETGQPAPQTEGAVIRCALESLALRYRMGLDWLEELVGGTLDTIHIIGGGTQNQLLNQMAADACNRRVVAGPVEATALGNVMMQAIAAGDVGSIAEAREVIRKSFEVQTYEPKNPTLWNDAFDRFVKITAQ